One region of Drosophila kikkawai strain 14028-0561.14 chromosome 2R, DkikHiC1v2, whole genome shotgun sequence genomic DNA includes:
- the LOC108077998 gene encoding uncharacterized protein, translated as MCSRTRWGRIDPSIQVTLVHGTTGRVIRLNRTTLPRRVERQLLLMASTSPFLNFMNKFRLDEILINHHYKGVYSMRTAATVTELAAYTWNAMSVADRQPYVRLARKAHLIQQARQLHFLGTCSRPVIKRGSLCPIVVQSSLGEMLALG; from the coding sequence ATGTGTTCGCGGACACGTTGGGGGCGGATCGATCCCAGCATCCAGGTCACATTGGTGCATGGGACGACGGGCAGAGTGATCAGGCTTAATCGGACAACGCTGCCGCGACGGGTGGAAAGGCAGCTGCTGCTTATGGCATCGACGTCGCCGTTTCTCAACTTTATGAACAAGTTCCGCTTGGACGAGATACTGATAAACCATCATTACAAGGGCGTCTACAGCATGCGCACCGCGGCCACCGTTACCGAGCTGGCGGCCTACACGTGGAACGCCATGTCCGTTGCCGATCGCCAGCCATACGTCCGGCTGGCCCGGAAGGCGCATCTGATCCAGCAGGCGCGGCAGCTGCACTTTCTGGGCACCTGTAGCCGGCCGGTGATAAAGCGGGGTTCCCTCTGTCCCATTGTTGTTCAAAGCAGTCTCGGCGAAATGTTGGCCCTGGGCTAG